In Zalophus californianus isolate mZalCal1 chromosome 4, mZalCal1.pri.v2, whole genome shotgun sequence, the following proteins share a genomic window:
- the SH2D5 gene encoding SH2 domain-containing protein 5 isoform X3 yields MQRAGAGGRRASDCGPAPHRPRCITKFAQQYVGSFPVDDLDTQESVWLVQQQLWALKDCPRRRAVILKFSLQGLKIYSGEGEVLLMAHALRRILYSTWCPADCQFAFMARNPQSPASKLFCHLFVGSQPGEVQTLHLLLCRSFQLAYLLQHPEQRAQPEPCLGSAGDMPVKPLSSPGGPPGLVREPFSRDQLSQNVHALVSFRRLPAEGPAAGGELPESEGRGGTRHARLGNPYCSPTLVRKKAIRSKVIRSGAYRGCTYETQLQLSAREAFPAAWEAWPRGPGGPSCLVESEGSLTENIWAFAGISRPSALALLRRDVLGAFLLWPEPGASGQWCLSVRTQCGVVPHQVFRNHLGRYCVEHLPAEFASLEALVEHHAGTERSLFCSLDMGRLNPSYEDQDCGSEGRPTRTLRPLGHAKSEAELQGLG; encoded by the exons ATGcagagggctggggcagggggccggAGGGCCTCTGACTGCGGCCCTGCCCCTCACCGGCCCAGGTGCATCACCAAGTTCGCCCAG CAGTATGTGGGCTCCTTCCCGGTGGACGACCTGGACACCCAGGAGAGCGTGTGGCTCGTGCAACAACAGCTGTGGGCACTGAAG GATTGTCCCCGACGCCGGGCCGTCATCCTGAAATTCAGCCTTCAGGGCCTCAAGATCTACAGCGGGGAAGGCGAG GTGCTCCTGATGGCTCATGCTCTGAGGCGCATCCTCTACTCTACCTGGTGCCCAGCTGACTGCCAGTTTGCCTTCATGGCCCGAAACCCCCAGAGCCCGGCCAGCAAGCTCTTCTGCCACCTCTTTGTGGGTAGCCAGCCTGGAGAG GTTCAGACCCTGCACCTGCTGCTCTGCCGATCCTTCCAGCTCGCTTACCTCTTGCAGCACCCTGAGCAGCGGGCACAGCCTGAGCCCTGCCTGGGGTCTGCAGGGGACATGCCCGTGAAGCCACTGTCCAGCCCTGGGGGCCCCCCTGGCCTAGTACGGGAACCCTTCAGCCGTGATCAGCTCTCACAGAATGTGCACGCACTGGTCTCCTTCCGGCGGCTGCCAGCAGAGGGGCCTGCAGCCGGTGGG GAGCTGCCAGAGTCAGAAGGCCGAGGGGGCACCCGCCATGCCCGCCTGGGGAATCCTTACTGCTCGCCCACGCTGGTGCGCAAGAAGGCCATTCGCAGCAAGGTGATCCGCTCTGGGGCTTACCGAGGCTGCACCTACGAGACCCAGCTGCAGCTGTCCGCGCGGGAGGCCT TTCCTGCCGCGTGGGAGGCGTGGCCCCGGGGGCCTGGTGGCCCCTCGTGCCTGGTGGAGAGCGAGGGCAGCCTGACAGAGAACATCTGGGCCTTTGCTGGCATCTCCAG GCCCAGCGCCCTCGCCCTGCTGCGGAGAGACGTGCTTGGGGCCTTCCTGCTGTGGCCCGAGCCCGGCGCCAGTGGCCAGTGGTGCCTGTCGGTGCGGACACAGTGCGGTGTGGTGCCCCACCAGGTCTTCCGGAACCACCTGGGCCGCTACTGCGTGGAG CACCTGCCTGCTGAGTTTGCCAGCCTGGAGGCCCTGGTGGAGCACCACGCTGGGACCGAGCGCAGCCTCTTCTGCTCCCTGGACATGGGCCGTCTGAACCCCAGCTATGAAGATCAGGACTGCGGGTCCGAGGGCAGACCCACCCGGACACTGCGGCCCCTTGGCCATGCCAAGTCAGAGGCAGAGCTGCAGGGCCTGGGCTAG
- the SH2D5 gene encoding SH2 domain-containing protein 5 isoform X1, with the protein MQRAGAGGRRASDCGPAPHRPRCITKFAQQYVGSFPVDDLDTQESVWLVQQQLWALKDCPRRRAVILKFSLQGLKIYSGEGEVLLMAHALRRILYSTWCPADCQFAFMARNPQSPASKLFCHLFVGSQPGEVQTLHLLLCRSFQLAYLLQHPEQRAQPEPCLGSAGDMPVKPLSSPGGPPGLVREPFSRDQLSQNVHALVSFRRLPAEGPAAGGKELPESEGRGGTRHARLGNPYCSPTLVRKKAIRSKVIRSGAYRGCTYETQLQLSAREAFPAAWEAWPRGPGGPSCLVESEGSLTENIWAFAGISRPSALALLRRDVLGAFLLWPEPGASGQWCLSVRTQCGVVPHQVFRNHLGRYCVEHLPAEFASLEALVEHHAGTERSLFCSLDMGRLNPSYEDQDCGSEGRPTRTLRPLGHAKSEAELQGLG; encoded by the exons ATGcagagggctggggcagggggccggAGGGCCTCTGACTGCGGCCCTGCCCCTCACCGGCCCAGGTGCATCACCAAGTTCGCCCAG CAGTATGTGGGCTCCTTCCCGGTGGACGACCTGGACACCCAGGAGAGCGTGTGGCTCGTGCAACAACAGCTGTGGGCACTGAAG GATTGTCCCCGACGCCGGGCCGTCATCCTGAAATTCAGCCTTCAGGGCCTCAAGATCTACAGCGGGGAAGGCGAG GTGCTCCTGATGGCTCATGCTCTGAGGCGCATCCTCTACTCTACCTGGTGCCCAGCTGACTGCCAGTTTGCCTTCATGGCCCGAAACCCCCAGAGCCCGGCCAGCAAGCTCTTCTGCCACCTCTTTGTGGGTAGCCAGCCTGGAGAG GTTCAGACCCTGCACCTGCTGCTCTGCCGATCCTTCCAGCTCGCTTACCTCTTGCAGCACCCTGAGCAGCGGGCACAGCCTGAGCCCTGCCTGGGGTCTGCAGGGGACATGCCCGTGAAGCCACTGTCCAGCCCTGGGGGCCCCCCTGGCCTAGTACGGGAACCCTTCAGCCGTGATCAGCTCTCACAGAATGTGCACGCACTGGTCTCCTTCCGGCGGCTGCCAGCAGAGGGGCCTGCAGCCGGTGGG AAGGAGCTGCCAGAGTCAGAAGGCCGAGGGGGCACCCGCCATGCCCGCCTGGGGAATCCTTACTGCTCGCCCACGCTGGTGCGCAAGAAGGCCATTCGCAGCAAGGTGATCCGCTCTGGGGCTTACCGAGGCTGCACCTACGAGACCCAGCTGCAGCTGTCCGCGCGGGAGGCCT TTCCTGCCGCGTGGGAGGCGTGGCCCCGGGGGCCTGGTGGCCCCTCGTGCCTGGTGGAGAGCGAGGGCAGCCTGACAGAGAACATCTGGGCCTTTGCTGGCATCTCCAG GCCCAGCGCCCTCGCCCTGCTGCGGAGAGACGTGCTTGGGGCCTTCCTGCTGTGGCCCGAGCCCGGCGCCAGTGGCCAGTGGTGCCTGTCGGTGCGGACACAGTGCGGTGTGGTGCCCCACCAGGTCTTCCGGAACCACCTGGGCCGCTACTGCGTGGAG CACCTGCCTGCTGAGTTTGCCAGCCTGGAGGCCCTGGTGGAGCACCACGCTGGGACCGAGCGCAGCCTCTTCTGCTCCCTGGACATGGGCCGTCTGAACCCCAGCTATGAAGATCAGGACTGCGGGTCCGAGGGCAGACCCACCCGGACACTGCGGCCCCTTGGCCATGCCAAGTCAGAGGCAGAGCTGCAGGGCCTGGGCTAG
- the SH2D5 gene encoding SH2 domain-containing protein 5 isoform X2 produces the protein MQRAGAGGRRASDCGPAPHRPRCITKFAQYVGSFPVDDLDTQESVWLVQQQLWALKDCPRRRAVILKFSLQGLKIYSGEGEVLLMAHALRRILYSTWCPADCQFAFMARNPQSPASKLFCHLFVGSQPGEVQTLHLLLCRSFQLAYLLQHPEQRAQPEPCLGSAGDMPVKPLSSPGGPPGLVREPFSRDQLSQNVHALVSFRRLPAEGPAAGGKELPESEGRGGTRHARLGNPYCSPTLVRKKAIRSKVIRSGAYRGCTYETQLQLSAREAFPAAWEAWPRGPGGPSCLVESEGSLTENIWAFAGISRPSALALLRRDVLGAFLLWPEPGASGQWCLSVRTQCGVVPHQVFRNHLGRYCVEHLPAEFASLEALVEHHAGTERSLFCSLDMGRLNPSYEDQDCGSEGRPTRTLRPLGHAKSEAELQGLG, from the exons ATGcagagggctggggcagggggccggAGGGCCTCTGACTGCGGCCCTGCCCCTCACCGGCCCAGGTGCATCACCAAGTTCGCCCAG TATGTGGGCTCCTTCCCGGTGGACGACCTGGACACCCAGGAGAGCGTGTGGCTCGTGCAACAACAGCTGTGGGCACTGAAG GATTGTCCCCGACGCCGGGCCGTCATCCTGAAATTCAGCCTTCAGGGCCTCAAGATCTACAGCGGGGAAGGCGAG GTGCTCCTGATGGCTCATGCTCTGAGGCGCATCCTCTACTCTACCTGGTGCCCAGCTGACTGCCAGTTTGCCTTCATGGCCCGAAACCCCCAGAGCCCGGCCAGCAAGCTCTTCTGCCACCTCTTTGTGGGTAGCCAGCCTGGAGAG GTTCAGACCCTGCACCTGCTGCTCTGCCGATCCTTCCAGCTCGCTTACCTCTTGCAGCACCCTGAGCAGCGGGCACAGCCTGAGCCCTGCCTGGGGTCTGCAGGGGACATGCCCGTGAAGCCACTGTCCAGCCCTGGGGGCCCCCCTGGCCTAGTACGGGAACCCTTCAGCCGTGATCAGCTCTCACAGAATGTGCACGCACTGGTCTCCTTCCGGCGGCTGCCAGCAGAGGGGCCTGCAGCCGGTGGG AAGGAGCTGCCAGAGTCAGAAGGCCGAGGGGGCACCCGCCATGCCCGCCTGGGGAATCCTTACTGCTCGCCCACGCTGGTGCGCAAGAAGGCCATTCGCAGCAAGGTGATCCGCTCTGGGGCTTACCGAGGCTGCACCTACGAGACCCAGCTGCAGCTGTCCGCGCGGGAGGCCT TTCCTGCCGCGTGGGAGGCGTGGCCCCGGGGGCCTGGTGGCCCCTCGTGCCTGGTGGAGAGCGAGGGCAGCCTGACAGAGAACATCTGGGCCTTTGCTGGCATCTCCAG GCCCAGCGCCCTCGCCCTGCTGCGGAGAGACGTGCTTGGGGCCTTCCTGCTGTGGCCCGAGCCCGGCGCCAGTGGCCAGTGGTGCCTGTCGGTGCGGACACAGTGCGGTGTGGTGCCCCACCAGGTCTTCCGGAACCACCTGGGCCGCTACTGCGTGGAG CACCTGCCTGCTGAGTTTGCCAGCCTGGAGGCCCTGGTGGAGCACCACGCTGGGACCGAGCGCAGCCTCTTCTGCTCCCTGGACATGGGCCGTCTGAACCCCAGCTATGAAGATCAGGACTGCGGGTCCGAGGGCAGACCCACCCGGACACTGCGGCCCCTTGGCCATGCCAAGTCAGAGGCAGAGCTGCAGGGCCTGGGCTAG